A region of Legionella donaldsonii DNA encodes the following proteins:
- the petA gene encoding ubiquinol-cytochrome c reductase iron-sulfur subunit, with protein MTVIDNVDPNPSSDDIPSEEEIDEQRRHFLVTTTSLLGGVGVACALTPFVASWFPSAKAQAAGAPVQVDLSKIEPGQQVTVEWRGRPVWIIRRTKEMLQQLSGHDEQLRDPDSLVDQQPTYAKNQYRSIKPEYLILVGVCTHLGCSPKYTPVDNELGPNWPGGFYCPCHGSTFDLAGRVFKGVPAPINLEVPPYQFISEHVIVIGQDKEEG; from the coding sequence ATGACCGTGATTGATAATGTTGATCCCAACCCTAGTAGTGATGATATTCCCAGTGAGGAAGAAATTGATGAACAACGGCGTCATTTTTTAGTGACGACGACCAGCCTATTAGGAGGCGTCGGTGTTGCCTGTGCATTAACCCCTTTTGTTGCTTCATGGTTCCCTAGTGCAAAAGCACAAGCGGCTGGTGCGCCTGTGCAGGTTGATCTTTCCAAGATAGAGCCGGGGCAACAAGTGACGGTTGAATGGCGGGGAAGACCCGTCTGGATTATTCGACGTACCAAGGAAATGTTACAGCAGCTTAGCGGTCATGATGAGCAATTACGGGATCCGGATTCATTGGTTGATCAGCAACCAACTTATGCAAAAAATCAATATCGTTCGATAAAACCGGAATATTTAATACTGGTAGGGGTGTGTACGCATCTAGGTTGCTCGCCAAAATATACTCCTGTCGACAATGAACTTGGTCCTAATTGGCCAGGTGGTTTTTATTGTCCTTGTCATGGTTCAACGTTTGATCTGGCTGGCAGAGTATTTAAAGGGGTTCCAGCACCCATTAATCTGGAGGTTCCTCCATACCAGTTTATCAGCGAGCATGTCATTGTAATTGGGCAGGACAAAGAAGAAGGATAA
- the infC gene encoding translation initiation factor IF-3: MSVSNKRDSDRARINEKINVPEVRLIDVDGNQVGVVSTREALRAAEEGGYDLVEISPTANPPVCRIMDYGKFLFELNKKQTEAKKKQKQFQVKELKFRPTTEEGDYQVKLRNLVRFLNHGDKVKITLRFRGREMAHQEIGMKLMERLQQDTAEYAVIEQHAKREGRQLLMVLAPKKK; this comes from the coding sequence ATTAGCGTATCGAATAAGCGTGATAGTGATCGCGCGCGAATTAACGAAAAAATTAATGTACCTGAGGTACGCTTAATTGATGTCGATGGCAACCAGGTGGGCGTTGTATCAACGCGAGAAGCATTGAGGGCGGCGGAAGAAGGTGGCTATGATTTAGTGGAGATTTCACCCACAGCTAACCCCCCCGTTTGCCGCATTATGGATTATGGCAAATTTCTTTTTGAATTGAATAAAAAGCAAACGGAAGCGAAGAAAAAGCAGAAGCAATTTCAAGTCAAAGAGTTAAAATTCCGTCCGACGACGGAAGAGGGAGATTACCAGGTCAAGCTACGCAACCTGGTCCGTTTCCTCAATCATGGTGATAAGGTCAAGATCACACTACGATTTCGTGGTAGAGAAATGGCTCATCAGGAAATAGGTATGAAACTCATGGAGCGTTTGCAACAGGATACCGCTGAATATGCGGTGATCGAGCAGCATGCGAAACGAGAAGGCCGCCAATTACTGATGGTTTTAGCACCAAAGAAAAAATAA
- a CDS encoding (2Fe-2S) ferredoxin domain-containing protein, which yields MTHYTKHVFLCTNQKAAGKQCCANTGGELFFDYMKTKLLELGLHGPGKIRVSKSACLGRCSAGPCIVIYPEGVWYNYATTADIDEIIDNHLVAGHSVERLLIPN from the coding sequence TTGACCCATTATACAAAGCATGTTTTTCTATGCACTAATCAAAAAGCTGCTGGTAAGCAATGTTGCGCGAACACAGGCGGAGAGTTGTTTTTTGATTACATGAAAACAAAATTATTAGAGCTGGGCTTGCATGGTCCTGGTAAAATAAGAGTAAGTAAATCTGCGTGTCTTGGTCGGTGTAGTGCCGGACCCTGTATCGTGATTTATCCAGAAGGGGTTTGGTATAACTATGCAACAACGGCGGATATTGATGAAATTATAGACAACCATTTGGTTGCTGGTCATTCAGTTGAACGTTTGCTAATCCCCAATTAA
- the pheS gene encoding phenylalanine--tRNA ligase subunit alpha: MQDIIALQQQAADAIAQAEDVTALESIRVDYLGKKGQLTEILKGLANLSAEEKPKVGQLVNLAKREISLLIEEKMLHLKEAQLQSKLAAERIDVTLPGRTNQHGSLHPVTQVKQRINDYFSRLGFDIVTGPEIETEFYNFEALNIPGHHPARAMHDTFYFGDGHLLRTHTSPVQIRTMEERTPPLRLIAPGRVYRCDSDVTHTPMFHQVEGLLIDKQATLNGLKGLLQDFFADFFGRELALRFRPSYFPFTEPSAEVDIECTQCFGKGCRSCKFTGWLEVLGCGMVHPNVLTAVNISPDEYQGWAFGMGMDRLAMLYFGIDDLRMMFENDLTFLKQF; encoded by the coding sequence ATGCAAGATATCATTGCGTTGCAGCAACAGGCTGCTGATGCCATCGCTCAGGCAGAAGACGTTACCGCCCTTGAATCGATTCGTGTCGACTATTTGGGCAAAAAAGGACAGCTCACCGAAATCCTCAAAGGGTTAGCTAATTTATCCGCAGAAGAAAAACCCAAAGTGGGCCAGTTAGTTAATTTGGCTAAACGAGAGATAAGTCTTCTCATTGAAGAAAAGATGTTGCATTTAAAAGAAGCGCAATTACAGAGTAAATTGGCTGCTGAGCGAATTGATGTAACGTTGCCAGGCCGTACCAATCAACATGGTTCTTTACATCCAGTAACGCAGGTAAAGCAACGCATTAATGATTATTTTAGTCGGTTAGGCTTTGATATTGTCACTGGCCCGGAAATTGAAACTGAATTTTATAATTTTGAAGCACTTAATATTCCAGGACACCATCCGGCCCGTGCCATGCACGATACCTTTTATTTTGGGGATGGGCATTTATTGCGCACTCATACTTCGCCAGTACAAATTCGGACAATGGAAGAGCGTACACCACCTTTACGGTTGATCGCTCCAGGACGAGTTTACCGTTGTGATTCAGATGTCACCCATACACCTATGTTTCATCAGGTAGAAGGCTTGCTTATTGATAAACAGGCTACGCTAAATGGCTTAAAAGGGTTATTACAGGATTTTTTTGCTGATTTCTTTGGACGAGAGTTGGCTTTACGCTTTAGACCCTCTTATTTTCCTTTCACGGAGCCCTCTGCTGAGGTGGATATAGAGTGTACACAATGTTTTGGTAAAGGTTGCCGTTCATGCAAGTTCACTGGTTGGCTAGAGGTTTTGGGTTGCGGCATGGTACATCCTAATGTGCTGACCGCGGTTAATATTTCTCCAGATGAATATCAAGGCTGGGCTTTTGGTATGGGAATGGATAGATTGGCTATGCTGTATTTTGGAATTGATGATTTACGCATGATGTTTGAAAATGACTTAACTTTTTTAAAACAGTTCTAG
- the rpmI gene encoding 50S ribosomal protein L35: MPKLKSHRGAHKRFRKTASGIIKRRGAYRNHILTKKTSKQKRQLRVASGTLKQCDARLAERMLHGS; encoded by the coding sequence ATGCCAAAATTAAAGTCGCATCGTGGAGCGCACAAACGCTTCCGTAAGACAGCTAGTGGTATTATCAAGCGTCGTGGCGCTTATAGAAACCATATCCTTACTAAAAAGACCAGCAAGCAGAAACGTCAGTTGCGTGTTGCTTCGGGTACATTGAAGCAATGTGATGCGCGTCTGGCTGAGCGTATGTTGCACGGTAGTTAA
- the rplT gene encoding 50S ribosomal protein L20 produces the protein MPRVKRGVTAKARHKKILDQAKGYYGARSRTYRVAKQAVIKAGQYAYRDRRQKKRQFRALWITRINAQARECGLSYSRLIAGLKKASIELDRKVLADMAVYDKHAFAAVAEKAKAALA, from the coding sequence ATGCCAAGAGTTAAACGTGGTGTGACGGCGAAAGCACGTCATAAGAAGATTTTAGATCAAGCGAAAGGTTATTACGGTGCCCGTAGCCGCACCTACCGTGTTGCCAAACAAGCGGTTATCAAAGCTGGACAATATGCTTACCGTGATCGTCGCCAGAAAAAACGCCAGTTCCGCGCTTTGTGGATCACTCGGATTAATGCACAGGCTCGTGAGTGTGGTTTATCATACAGTCGGTTAATTGCCGGGTTGAAAAAAGCCAGTATCGAGTTGGATCGTAAAGTGCTTGCTGACATGGCTGTATACGATAAACATGCCTTTGCTGCTGTAGCTGAAAAAGCGAAAGCTGCGCTTGCCTAA
- the rpsI gene encoding 30S ribosomal protein S9 — MAERQQYYGTGRRKSSTARVFLRPGKGQIVINNRALEDYFGRETSCMVVCQPLETVEVMGKFDVYATVAGGGISGQAGAVRLGIARALVAYDESDLVEGAEPNPNSYRRKLRARGLMTTDSRRVERKKVGLHKARRATQYSKR, encoded by the coding sequence ATGGCTGAAAGACAGCAATATTACGGTACCGGCCGTAGAAAAAGCTCAACGGCCAGAGTGTTTTTACGCCCTGGTAAAGGTCAAATCGTGATCAATAATCGTGCTTTAGAAGATTATTTCGGTCGCGAGACTTCTTGCATGGTTGTATGCCAACCACTGGAAACAGTGGAAGTTATGGGCAAATTCGACGTTTATGCAACAGTCGCTGGCGGTGGTATCTCTGGTCAGGCAGGCGCTGTTCGTTTGGGTATCGCGCGTGCGCTAGTGGCCTATGACGAGTCTGATCTGGTTGAGGGTGCGGAACCCAATCCTAACTCTTACCGTCGAAAACTGCGTGCTCGTGGCTTGATGACAACAGATTCGCGACGCGTGGAAAGAAAGAAAGTTGGTTTGCACAAAGCACGTCGTGCAACACAGTACTCCAAGCGTTAA
- a CDS encoding helix-turn-helix domain-containing protein: MEKVDLTKQFAYRLRDAMIAAGFNSQRSTSGVCIHKLAEITGYSLQICRKYLRGEAIPEPTKLVEISSKLNVSPGWLLFGDHHHGSPQPDDRITINRNLLHYVFTQAGELYTNSLLGDELPDFLLELINDLGQINATEEQSKKIIDLALSSIKRFSH, from the coding sequence ATGGAAAAAGTCGATTTAACTAAACAATTTGCCTATCGCCTACGTGATGCCATGATTGCTGCTGGGTTTAATTCACAACGCTCTACATCAGGAGTATGTATTCATAAACTAGCGGAGATTACCGGGTATTCACTACAGATCTGCCGTAAATATTTACGCGGTGAAGCAATTCCAGAACCGACCAAACTTGTTGAGATTTCTTCGAAACTTAATGTTTCGCCAGGTTGGTTACTCTTTGGTGATCATCACCACGGCTCCCCACAGCCGGACGATAGAATTACTATTAATAGGAATTTATTACACTATGTTTTCACGCAAGCAGGTGAACTATATACAAATTCCCTACTTGGAGATGAGCTTCCTGATTTCTTGCTGGAATTGATCAATGACCTTGGTCAAATCAATGCGACTGAAGAGCAATCAAAAAAAATTATTGATTTGGCTCTTTCCTCTATTAAACGATTTAGTCACTAG
- the thrS gene encoding threonine--tRNA ligase, whose amino-acid sequence MPNVKLPDGSVKHFEQPVTVYDVAQSISPGLAKAALAGRVDGRLVDTSYLMRDDCALVIITEKQQEESLEVIRHSTAHLLAQAVKLLFPGAQVTIGPVIEDGFYYDFAFQRPFTPEDLERIEAKMEELAKADYPITRRVLPRDEAIAYFRNIGEEYKAKIIADIPEGETLSLYKQGDFEDLCRGPHVPSTSYLKAFKLTKVAGAYWRGDARNEMLQRIYGTAWIDKKALADYLHRLEEAEKRDHRKLGKALDLFHFQEIAPGMVFWHPKGWIVYQLLEQYMRSRLYDFGYQEIKTPQLVDKVLWEKSGHWDNFRDEMFVTETENRQYAVKPMNCPCHVQVYNQGLRSYRDLPLRFSEFGNCHRCEPSGSLHGLMRVRNMVQDDAHIFCTEEQIQSEVAMMLELVQSVYTDFGFKEIKYRLALRPEKRVGSDAVWDKAEEALKLAMQSRGIEWIDAPGEGAFYGPKIECSLADCLGRIWQCGTIQVDFSMPDRLDAQYVAEDGSRQTPVMLHRAILGSFERFMGILIEHYAGRFPLWLAPTQVAVLTISEKQHDFAAKVTTILQKQGFRANFDLRNEKIGFKIREHTLQKVPYLLIIGDKEVENNSVAVRTREGVDLGVMNIDTICDTMRQEVDAKGRV is encoded by the coding sequence ATGCCAAATGTTAAATTGCCTGATGGAAGTGTCAAACATTTCGAACAGCCTGTAACGGTTTATGATGTCGCTCAAAGTATTAGTCCTGGATTGGCAAAAGCTGCACTTGCGGGACGAGTTGATGGTCGGCTGGTCGATACTAGTTACCTTATGCGTGATGATTGCGCCTTAGTCATTATTACCGAAAAACAGCAGGAAGAGAGCCTTGAAGTGATTCGTCATTCAACAGCTCATTTATTGGCACAGGCAGTTAAACTCTTATTTCCCGGCGCGCAAGTTACTATTGGACCTGTTATTGAGGATGGGTTTTATTACGATTTTGCTTTTCAAAGACCATTTACTCCAGAAGATTTGGAACGTATAGAAGCGAAAATGGAGGAGTTGGCCAAAGCGGATTACCCAATTACTCGTCGAGTATTGCCACGAGATGAGGCAATCGCTTATTTCCGCAATATTGGTGAGGAGTATAAAGCTAAAATTATTGCCGATATTCCTGAGGGGGAAACGCTTTCCTTATACAAACAAGGGGATTTCGAAGATCTCTGCCGTGGTCCTCATGTGCCTTCTACTTCGTATTTGAAAGCATTTAAGTTAACTAAAGTAGCAGGAGCTTATTGGCGAGGAGATGCACGTAATGAAATGTTACAACGTATTTATGGTACGGCTTGGATAGACAAAAAAGCGCTAGCGGATTATTTGCATCGTTTAGAAGAAGCTGAAAAACGTGATCATCGAAAATTAGGCAAAGCTTTGGATTTATTCCATTTTCAGGAAATTGCCCCTGGTATGGTTTTTTGGCACCCTAAAGGATGGATTGTTTATCAACTACTTGAACAATATATGCGTAGTCGTTTGTATGATTTTGGTTATCAAGAAATTAAAACACCGCAGTTAGTTGATAAGGTTTTGTGGGAAAAATCAGGGCATTGGGATAATTTTCGCGATGAGATGTTTGTTACAGAAACAGAAAATCGTCAATATGCTGTAAAACCAATGAACTGCCCTTGCCATGTACAGGTTTATAATCAAGGACTTAGGTCTTACCGTGATTTGCCATTGCGTTTTTCTGAATTTGGTAATTGTCACCGCTGTGAACCTTCTGGCTCTTTGCATGGCTTAATGCGTGTGCGCAACATGGTACAGGACGATGCACATATTTTTTGTACAGAAGAGCAAATTCAGTCTGAAGTAGCAATGATGCTTGAGTTAGTCCAATCAGTCTATACCGATTTTGGTTTTAAAGAGATAAAATACCGGTTAGCCTTGCGTCCAGAAAAGCGGGTAGGCAGTGATGCCGTTTGGGATAAGGCAGAGGAAGCATTAAAGCTTGCTATGCAGAGTAGAGGGATTGAATGGATTGATGCTCCGGGGGAAGGTGCCTTCTATGGGCCGAAGATTGAATGCTCGCTAGCTGATTGTTTAGGGCGTATTTGGCAGTGCGGTACAATACAGGTCGATTTTTCTATGCCAGACAGACTTGATGCCCAATATGTCGCAGAAGATGGTAGTCGACAAACACCGGTCATGTTACATCGTGCTATCCTGGGTTCATTTGAGCGCTTTATGGGAATTTTAATCGAGCATTATGCGGGTCGGTTCCCCTTATGGTTGGCACCTACGCAAGTTGCTGTATTGACAATTAGTGAAAAACAGCATGATTTTGCCGCTAAAGTGACAACTATTTTACAAAAGCAGGGCTTTCGTGCAAATTTTGACTTGAGAAATGAGAAGATTGGCTTTAAAATCCGCGAGCATACTTTACAAAAAGTACCTTACTTGCTGATTATTGGCGATAAAGAAGTTGAAAATAATTCTGTCGCGGTACGAACAAGAGAAGGTGTGGATTTGGGTGTGATGAATATTGATACAATTTGTGATACCATGCGTCAGGAAGTTGACGCAAAAGGTCGCGTATAA
- the pheT gene encoding phenylalanine--tRNA ligase subunit beta produces MKVSELWLREWVNPSLNGQQLASLLTMAGLEIDAVTPVAGAFTGVIVAEVLNTTPHPQADKLTLCEINTGAGKPLKVVCGAANVRQGLKVALAQMGANLPGGLVIKESMLRGELSQGMLCSVSELGLAENSDGIMELDEDAPLGTDLRTYLALDDQVLDIDLTPNRADCFSVLGVAREVAVLTSLPLQQLPEKTRLPTTDEQLAIKLRNPDACPQYYGRVIRGINPQAHTPIWIAERLRRAGLRPIHPVVDITNYVMLELGQPMHAFDLQSIDGNINVRFANANETLQLLDGQQINLHDRVLVIADDKKALAMAGIMGGEDSAVQEHTTDIFLESAFFSPIIIAGIARSYGLCTDSSQRFERGVDPALQLLALERATDLLLDIVGGHAGPVSSASELAALPLKNKILFNPAKVQQLTGLAVDEDEMVRMLQGLGMDVDRKTAEAWQIKIPSHRFDISLDVDLIEEIIRLHGYDKLPGAKMNTTIQAGNINPLESLAARCGQFFIARGYNETISYSFVDPALQQELYPQNLTMQLLNPISSELSQMRVGMWPGLIAAMVYNTHRQQTALKLFENGVIFDLQQGSLQEHACIAGLLTGEQGAMNWSEKTAKFDFYDAKGDLQALFAALQSPEVHFIAGVHPALHPGKSARIMVGNQEAGWCGVLHPRIADALDSQDEVVLFELRLAALINTEAVRYQQISKFPQIRRDLSLLVNNEVSAAQIEQLVRQTVDEALLKSFDVFDVYTGETIPEGKKSLAIALTLQDDKRTMVDNEINEIISAIIKKLEEKFAIILRD; encoded by the coding sequence ATGAAAGTGAGTGAATTGTGGTTACGTGAATGGGTAAACCCTTCTTTGAATGGACAGCAATTAGCGTCTCTTCTGACCATGGCAGGTTTGGAGATTGATGCAGTGACTCCAGTTGCGGGTGCTTTTACGGGTGTCATTGTCGCAGAAGTTTTAAATACGACTCCTCATCCCCAGGCAGATAAACTGACCTTGTGCGAAATTAATACGGGTGCTGGAAAACCGTTAAAAGTAGTTTGTGGTGCGGCAAATGTGCGCCAAGGTTTGAAAGTAGCACTCGCCCAAATGGGGGCTAATTTACCTGGTGGCTTAGTAATTAAAGAATCAATGCTCCGCGGAGAATTATCGCAGGGTATGCTATGTTCTGTTTCGGAGTTGGGGCTTGCCGAGAATTCTGACGGTATTATGGAGTTGGATGAAGATGCTCCGTTAGGGACGGATTTACGTACTTATCTTGCACTAGACGATCAAGTACTCGATATTGATTTAACGCCTAATCGCGCCGATTGTTTTAGCGTTTTGGGTGTTGCACGGGAGGTGGCTGTTTTAACTTCATTACCCCTCCAACAGCTACCCGAAAAGACTCGTTTACCGACTACCGATGAGCAATTGGCGATTAAATTACGAAACCCGGATGCCTGCCCACAATATTACGGGCGTGTAATTCGTGGTATTAATCCTCAGGCACATACACCTATTTGGATAGCAGAGCGTTTGCGTCGAGCAGGTTTGCGTCCTATCCACCCAGTCGTCGATATTACTAATTATGTGATGCTAGAGCTCGGTCAACCTATGCATGCCTTTGATTTGCAATCCATTGATGGGAATATTAATGTTCGTTTTGCTAACGCAAACGAAACATTGCAATTACTGGATGGGCAGCAGATTAATTTGCATGACAGGGTATTGGTGATTGCTGACGATAAAAAAGCCTTGGCAATGGCTGGAATTATGGGGGGAGAGGATAGTGCAGTACAGGAGCATACTACGGATATTTTTCTTGAAAGTGCCTTTTTCAGTCCGATAATAATTGCTGGTATAGCACGTAGTTATGGGTTGTGTACGGATTCATCTCAACGCTTTGAACGTGGAGTTGATCCAGCATTGCAGTTGTTGGCTCTTGAGCGTGCTACGGATCTATTGCTGGATATTGTTGGTGGACATGCTGGCCCTGTATCGTCTGCCTCTGAGTTAGCCGCCTTACCCTTAAAAAATAAGATACTGTTCAATCCAGCTAAAGTGCAGCAACTAACCGGTTTAGCCGTTGATGAAGATGAAATGGTTAGAATGCTACAAGGCTTGGGCATGGATGTTGATAGAAAAACAGCTGAAGCATGGCAGATTAAAATCCCCTCTCATCGTTTTGATATTAGTTTAGATGTTGATTTGATTGAAGAAATAATTCGTCTACATGGTTATGACAAATTACCTGGCGCTAAGATGAATACCACGATTCAGGCTGGAAATATCAATCCTTTAGAATCGCTAGCTGCACGTTGCGGCCAGTTTTTTATTGCGCGTGGCTACAATGAAACAATTAGCTACAGCTTTGTTGATCCCGCGTTGCAACAAGAATTGTATCCCCAAAACCTGACCATGCAATTATTAAATCCTATTTCTTCTGAATTATCGCAAATGCGGGTAGGCATGTGGCCAGGATTGATTGCTGCGATGGTCTATAATACCCATCGCCAGCAAACAGCACTTAAGTTATTTGAGAATGGAGTAATTTTTGATTTACAGCAAGGTTCTTTGCAGGAACATGCCTGCATAGCAGGATTACTGACTGGCGAGCAAGGAGCAATGAATTGGAGCGAAAAAACCGCCAAGTTTGACTTTTATGATGCAAAAGGCGATTTGCAAGCACTGTTTGCTGCGTTGCAATCACCAGAGGTCCATTTTATTGCTGGTGTACATCCTGCACTTCACCCAGGCAAGTCAGCCCGGATTATGGTTGGTAATCAGGAGGCGGGATGGTGTGGTGTTTTACATCCACGCATAGCAGATGCTCTGGATAGCCAGGATGAGGTAGTGCTTTTTGAGCTTCGATTGGCTGCACTGATTAATACAGAGGCAGTACGCTATCAGCAAATTTCAAAATTCCCCCAGATCCGTCGTGACTTGTCGTTGCTGGTTAATAACGAAGTGAGTGCAGCACAGATAGAGCAATTAGTTCGGCAAACAGTTGATGAGGCTTTACTAAAATCGTTTGATGTCTTTGATGTGTATACTGGAGAGACAATTCCAGAAGGTAAAAAAAGTCTGGCAATTGCACTCACTTTGCAGGATGATAAACGAACAATGGTCGATAATGAGATCAATGAGATAATCAGTGCTATAATCAAGAAGCTGGAAGAAAAATTTGCCATTATATTGAGGGACTAA
- the rplM gene encoding 50S ribosomal protein L13 has protein sequence MKTFSAKTHEVKRDWYVVDASDKVLGRLATEIARRLRGKHKAEYTPHVDTGDYIVVTNAEKVTVTGRKFKEKIYYHHSEFPGGIKSISFDKLQAKNPVRIIELAVKGMLPKNPLGREMYRKLKVYAGNEHPHTAQQPKQLEIEE, from the coding sequence ATGAAGACATTTAGCGCCAAGACACACGAAGTCAAACGTGACTGGTATGTAGTCGATGCTAGCGACAAAGTTTTAGGTCGTCTTGCTACTGAGATTGCTCGTCGTTTAAGAGGCAAGCACAAGGCTGAGTATACCCCTCATGTTGATACAGGGGACTATATCGTTGTAACCAATGCGGAGAAAGTGACTGTTACTGGTCGCAAATTCAAAGAAAAGATTTATTACCATCACTCAGAATTTCCTGGTGGTATCAAATCAATTTCTTTCGATAAATTACAGGCAAAGAACCCTGTGCGTATTATCGAGCTGGCAGTGAAGGGGATGCTTCCAAAGAATCCTTTAGGTAGAGAAATGTACCGTAAACTGAAAGTGTATGCCGGTAATGAGCATCCGCATACAGCACAGCAACCCAAGCAACTTGAGATTGAGGAATAA
- a CDS encoding integration host factor subunit alpha, with protein sequence MNALSKAVIAETLCDELKLTRPDAKEMVEEFYETLRHALENGQHVKLSGFGNFTLRDKPQRPGRNPKTGEEIPVVARRVVTFKPGLKLKTKIEERGK encoded by the coding sequence GTGAATGCACTAAGTAAGGCAGTGATTGCAGAAACTTTATGTGATGAGTTAAAATTGACCAGACCTGATGCAAAAGAAATGGTTGAAGAGTTTTATGAAACACTAAGGCATGCTCTTGAAAATGGCCAGCATGTTAAATTATCAGGATTTGGTAATTTTACCTTACGTGATAAGCCACAGAGACCAGGTAGGAACCCTAAGACAGGGGAAGAAATTCCGGTAGTAGCACGACGTGTTGTTACCTTTAAACCTGGGCTCAAATTAAAAACCAAAATTGAGGAACGAGGTAAGTAG